A window of the Aeromicrobium phoceense genome harbors these coding sequences:
- the serC gene encoding phosphoserine transaminase, whose product MQIPDELLPRDGRFGSGPSKVRPEALAALAASGDTLLGTSHRAAPVKSLVGSIRSGLADLFSLPDGYEVVLGVGGSHAFFDAATFGLVERRSQHLVHGEFTTKFARAVAAAPFLDDPEIIESDFSTHPEPHATAGVDTYAWAHNETSTGVMTSVRRPDGIDEGALVLVDATSGAAGLPVDVAESDVYYFAPQKGFASDGGLWIALMSPAAIERARRIKASGRHIPGFVDLPVAIDNSLKDQTYNTPAVATLFLMDQQVQWLNANGGLDWAVSRTTDSSQRLYAWAEASSYATPFVPDPADRSLVVGTIDLEGVAAADVVAALRENGIVDVAGYRGLGRNQLRIAMFPAIDPDDVTALTRCIDHVVERLAAG is encoded by the coding sequence GTGCAGATCCCCGACGAACTCCTGCCCCGCGACGGGCGCTTCGGCTCCGGTCCCTCGAAGGTGCGACCCGAGGCGCTCGCCGCCCTGGCCGCGAGCGGGGACACGCTGCTGGGCACGTCCCACCGCGCCGCGCCGGTGAAGTCGCTCGTGGGCAGCATCCGCTCCGGCCTCGCCGACCTGTTCTCGCTGCCCGACGGGTACGAGGTCGTGCTCGGCGTGGGCGGCTCGCACGCGTTCTTCGACGCCGCGACGTTCGGGCTCGTCGAGCGACGCAGCCAGCACCTCGTGCACGGCGAGTTCACGACCAAGTTCGCCCGGGCGGTCGCCGCGGCACCCTTCCTCGACGACCCCGAGATCATCGAGTCGGACTTCTCGACCCACCCCGAGCCGCACGCCACCGCCGGCGTCGACACGTACGCGTGGGCGCACAACGAGACCTCGACCGGAGTCATGACCTCGGTGCGCCGCCCCGACGGCATCGACGAGGGCGCGCTGGTCCTCGTCGACGCCACGTCGGGCGCCGCCGGCCTGCCGGTGGACGTGGCCGAGTCCGACGTCTACTACTTCGCGCCGCAGAAGGGGTTCGCGTCCGACGGCGGACTGTGGATCGCGCTCATGTCCCCCGCCGCGATCGAGCGCGCCCGCCGCATCAAGGCGTCGGGGCGCCACATCCCCGGCTTCGTCGACCTGCCCGTCGCGATCGACAATTCGCTCAAGGACCAGACCTACAACACCCCCGCCGTCGCCACCCTCTTCCTCATGGACCAGCAGGTGCAGTGGCTCAACGCGAACGGCGGCCTCGACTGGGCGGTCTCGCGCACGACCGACTCGTCCCAGCGGCTCTACGCCTGGGCCGAGGCGAGCTCGTACGCGACCCCGTTCGTCCCCGACCCGGCAGACCGTTCACTCGTCGTGGGCACGATCGACCTCGAGGGCGTCGCCGCCGCCGACGTGGTGGCGGCCCTGCGCGAGAACGGCATCGTCGACGTCGCCGGCTACCGCGGCCTGGGCCGCAACCAGCTGCGCATCGCGATGTTCCCCGCCATCGACCCCGACGACGTCACCGCCCTCACGCGGTGCATCGACCACGTGGTCGAGCGGCTCGCGGCGGGCTGA
- a CDS encoding gamma carbonic anhydrase family protein translates to MKIALGDRSPQVHESAFVAPNATLVGSVVLEEGSSVWYGAVLRADNEPITIGRGSNVQDNCVFHVDQGKPLTLGEGVSVGHGAIIHGATVGDHVLVGMGATILNGAEIGDECLIAANALVPQGAVIPPRSLVAGVPGKVRRELTDDEVATLHLNASIYEEHRELHRGATVVD, encoded by the coding sequence ATGAAGATCGCTCTCGGAGACAGGTCACCGCAGGTTCACGAGTCGGCGTTCGTCGCCCCGAACGCCACCCTGGTGGGCTCGGTCGTCCTCGAGGAGGGCTCCAGCGTCTGGTACGGCGCTGTCCTGCGCGCCGACAACGAGCCGATCACGATCGGTCGCGGCAGCAACGTCCAGGACAACTGCGTCTTCCACGTCGACCAGGGCAAGCCGCTGACGCTCGGCGAGGGCGTCTCGGTGGGCCACGGCGCGATCATCCACGGCGCCACCGTCGGCGACCACGTGCTGGTGGGCATGGGCGCCACGATCCTCAACGGCGCCGAGATCGGCGACGAGTGCCTGATCGCCGCGAACGCCCTCGTGCCCCAGGGCGCCGTCATCCCGCCGCGCTCGCTGGTGGCCGGCGTCCCCGGCAAGGTGCGCCGCGAGCTCACCGACGACGAGGTCGCCACCCTGCACCTCAACGCCTCGATCTACGAAGAGCACCGCGAGCTGCACCGCGGCGCCACCGTCGTCGACTGA
- a CDS encoding DUF3027 domain-containing protein, with protein MSTATSPARAALDDSVDDGTVGDHLGSTEEAPGLVTERFACLLPGYRGWYWAVSASVLDDQVTINDIVLLPGDEAIVAPAWTPYRERVRPGDLGPGDVLPPEEDDIRLVPAWSAGDGDETGVVDRHFAREIGLGREWVLSIEGREDAAERWYEGESGPDTPIAKQAPGVCGTCGFLVSLAGDLSDRFGVCANKMANADGRVVALTHGCGAHSGTRPKRSASASKLPDPVLDSTRAELEEF; from the coding sequence ATGAGCACGGCGACCTCTCCTGCACGCGCGGCCCTCGACGACAGTGTCGACGACGGCACGGTCGGCGACCACCTCGGCAGCACCGAGGAGGCGCCCGGTCTGGTGACCGAGCGATTCGCCTGCCTGCTGCCCGGCTACCGCGGCTGGTACTGGGCGGTCAGCGCCTCGGTGCTGGACGACCAGGTGACCATCAACGACATCGTGCTGCTGCCCGGTGACGAGGCCATCGTCGCTCCGGCGTGGACCCCCTACCGCGAGCGCGTCCGTCCCGGCGACCTCGGCCCCGGCGACGTGCTGCCGCCCGAGGAGGACGACATCCGGCTCGTGCCGGCGTGGTCCGCCGGCGACGGTGACGAGACCGGTGTCGTCGACCGCCACTTCGCCCGTGAGATCGGCCTCGGCCGCGAGTGGGTGCTCTCGATCGAGGGCCGCGAGGATGCCGCGGAGCGCTGGTACGAGGGCGAGTCCGGTCCGGACACCCCGATCGCCAAGCAGGCGCCCGGCGTGTGCGGGACGTGCGGCTTCCTGGTCTCGCTGGCCGGCGACCTCTCCGACCGCTTCGGCGTGTGCGCGAACAAGATGGCCAACGCCGACGGCCGGGTCGTCGCGCTCACGCACGGCTGCGGTGCCCACTCGGGCACGCGCCCCAAGCGATCGGCGTCGGCGTCCAAGCTGCCCGACCCGGTGCTGGACTCGACCCGGGCCGAGCTCGAGGAGTTCTGA